The genome window AGTCTAAGGCTGATGAGGCCGAGGCTAAGGTTGCTGCCCTCGAGGCCGACGCAAAGAAGGCTCAAGATTCCGAGTCTGCTCTTaagaagcagctcgaggaAGCTCAGGCTGCTACCAAATCTGAGAAGAAGTCTTCCGCCAATAAGACCAAGTCCCTTGAGGACGaactcaaggagctcaaggagaagttcGCCAAGTCCGAGGAGGCCGCTAAGAAGGTCGAagctcttgagaaggagaaggccgATGCCGTCGCCAAGGCTGAGTCCCTGCAGAAGGAGGCAgatgaaaagaccaagaccctggaggccgagaagaaggccgctgaggagaaggctgctgctctggagaaggagaagaccGATGCCGAGGAGAAAACAAAGACAGCACAGTCCGCCTTCAGCAACGCccttgagaaggtcaagaccATCCAgggcgagaagaaggaggctcttgagaaggtcaaggccctcgaggccgaggtcaaggagctcaaggagaagagcgCCACAACCAACGGCACATCTGAGGCTTGAGGGAAAGGGATTTCTTTGTCAAATGGGAAGGGGTaatgctgctgatgagacCAAAAAGTGTTTGTTATACGATCTGTGACGCCGGATGAACTGAAATGTCTGATTCATATCACGGGAAACGAAGGAGTGGACTTATGCGTCTTTGATGAACTCGATACCCAAATAAATAGTTTTTAGAAGAGCGTAATTTAGATGAGCGTCTATGCCACTCTTTTTCATGCCAACTTCGTTTTCCCCCTTGCTTACATGTGAGACATTGAGGAGTTTGTTCTTGTGTCGGTGGAACAAAATGTGTTGCGGATGTCAAAATGAAGACATTGCATCTACAAAGCAGTCAAGTACGACAATTAAAAGCTTCAAAGTAGTATTGATTGTTTAACGTGAATACCAATTGACTACTTATTCAATCTCAGCATGTCTTGATATCAAGCTTAGAAGCTCTCAACTGTGGCTGCGTCATCCCAAGCCACACCCGCACATTTCCCCCATCTGATTGGCCCACTTGTTCTCTCCTCCAGCACCAAAAACGTCACAATGTCAACCTCTATCTGACCTCACCTCTCACAACCTCCACCGCCCAAAATGCGCTTCACCTTCGAAACCAGCGCTATTCTCGCGCTCCTCCCTCGAGCTCTTGCCGACTCTTTAACCCTCTATCTCCCCTCCAATCCCAACCCCTTCAGCATCCCCGCCAACACGCACGCCACGCTCTCCTCCGCAGGCGTCCACTTCTCCGCGCCACTGTCCTCCGCCAACACTTTTGTCTTTCACAACGTCACGCCTGGCTCGTACCTTGCTGATGTTCACTGTCCGACTGACGCGTTTCATCCGCTGAGGATTGATGTTCAGCTTGCGGAGGATGGGGAGGAGGGAATTGTCAGGGCGTGGGAGACGTATAGGGGCAATGACTGGGGGAATAAGGGGGAGGTCGTGCAGGTGAAGGAGGGGAGTAAGGGACGAGGTTTTGAGCTGCGGGCTATTGGGGGAAAGAATTACTTTATGGAGAGGCCGCAGTGTGAGTCTCGGTCTTCAATTCTCCGTGAACTGATCAGCGCTAACATATAGCAGTCTCGGTCTTTGCTATCCTCAAGAACCCCATGATCCTTATGGCTCTCGTCAGTCTGGTTCTCATGGTGGGCATGCCAAAGCTCATGGACAGCAGTATGTATTCGTTCACCCTCGCAAACAGATTTATACTAACAAGATCCAGTGGACCCTGAAATGCGCGCCGAGTTCGAGGCCCAGCGAAAGAACAGCCCCCTGAGCGCTGCCATGACCGGTCAGTCATCTGGTGACAACCCCCTTACCAACTTCGACATGGCTGCGTATCTCGCCGGTTCCAAGCCCAAGGAGAGCACCCCAGCCAACAATGGTGGTAACGGCAACACTAAGAACCAGGGCGTGAGACGGTAAATCTCGCACAGTTATTGGGTATATAATGACTACAAAAGTTGGATGGATACACAGCCCTGTGGGCATAGGCGGACGATAGAGAAGTAGATTATGAGATATGGCATTGTATGCATTTAGCAATGATCATTATTCCGTTGAACCTTCCCTCATCAGTTCGTTGTAGAGGTATAAAACTTAGTTAGCTACTAGTCACGGCGTAGTTACGCACAGCCTATTGTCATCATATCCTCGTTCCATACCCAATTCCTGCCCTGCCCAAAAAATCTCAAAGCAAAACCAATTTCGAGCGCAAGTCGGAAATATCACACTGAGACTCCTCTTCAGCAAATCCATGCAGAACGTATGACGCTCCTTAGTCAccgccatcatcgccgaaATCAGCACCATCCTCTGTGACGATAGTTAGCGAGCTGTTAGATTCAAGGAGAATTGAAATGGAAACTTACCGAAACCATCCTGGTAGGCGTCTTGTTCATCGTTATCAAAAGAGTTTGCGATCATGGCACCACCAAGCagaccagcaccagcaccgaGAGCAGCACCTCCCATCATGCCcataccaccaccaccaggTTTAcggccaccaccaccaaagccgCCGCCATGAGGAGCTCCGTAACCAGGAGCCCCACCATAGCCACCGTAACCTCCCGGCGCGCCATAACCGCCGCCGTAGTGAGGTTGGGCGCCGTAGCCCATTGGAGGACCTTGTCCAGGATAGCCTTGGGGCTGTTGGCCGTAGTACTGTTGTTGAGGATAACCACCTCCGTAGCCACCCTGCGAGCCGCCGTAACCACCGGCACCGCCTTGTTGGTGGCCTCCAGCCATCTGCTTGCCCTTGCCGAGCAACTTGCCTAAGAATCCACCACCGCTCTTAGCACCACGTTCTCTAGGGGGAAGTTCTGTGGGATAAGAACTGCCCCCTTGTTGTTGAGGGTACGGGCTGTTGTTCTGGGGGTAGGGACTGTTGCTCTGAGGGTATGGACTATTTGATGCTCCGTATCCCGCAGGAACATCTGGACCACCAGGACCACTACGAGCGCGGGCGTCTTCCTCGGCCTGTAGCTTCGCAGCTAGCTTAgcgtcttcatcttcggaAGGACCACCAGCCGACTGATCGCGATGGTCCTCGTAGgggttcttcttggtgtctGTAGGGATGGGCGCATTGCCTTGGTCGTATCCGGGAGGAGGGCCGGCGGGCGCGGCATCATCAGCTGGAAAGACGGGAGCAGTGGGCTTTTCCCATTGCGATTGTTTTGTGTAAATGTTGACGTAGAACCTGTAATTCGCATGTTAGCGACGCTGCGCGCGCGTGGACAAAGTCAAGTTCTTACCATTCCTTGTATTGTTCGTTCCATCGCACGGCCCATCCGGCAGGAACCTCGGGGGCCTTAGGAGGAGGCGGACCAGACGGGGGAGCAAAGTCGGCCATCGAAGTAGGATTTGAAAAGTACACGAtcgatgaagatgttgttATAGAGTGCAACAACGATGTTGTGCGAGAAATTTGTGGTAGGTCGACGTCTGAGGAATTAACAAGAGTCGATGATGTAGCAGGTGGGTATAAGTAGGTTGTGTAGTACAAGGAACAAGTAAGGTCAAGGTAAAGAGGGGAAGTTCAATATCGAGATCAAGACGTGAGAGCCAAGGATAAGGTAAGTTAAGGCTAAAGCTAAGACTACGAGGGACTATTTAAGCACATTACCTATTTCCCTTGGCAATCTGGCACCTGCCACTTGTGACCTTGAATGTTTCGCGTCAACGCCACTTGAAGAAGCAACATGAGTTTGGatctggagctggaggggCAATCACCGAAACCCCGGTTGCCCCTCCCCCAACATGCGAAGCACAGGTGACGCCATTGGTGCAAGAGCTGTCATGTAGAAAGCACAGCCACCTTGTCCGCGGCTTCCTCGTCCGGTCTCCGACCAAGCCTTCCATTCATTAGCGACTGACTCTAGAAGCACCCAAATAGCAGTGAAGGATATGGGTAGATGAGTGACATGCGCCAAGGTGGCCTAAAATTACAGCTGCAGTTACAATTGCAGTGCGTTCTGCAGGTCACGTCTTGGAGTTGCTTGCGCATGCATGCATTGATGATCCTGGAATAGCTTAGCTCTCTCTCGGATTTTAAACGGTTATTCAGTGTCATGTCACTCAAGTGCTGCGCAAAGACGACAACCTATGCATAGGCTGCCTCACGGCATTTTCCTCCAGATTCCAAAATCTTAATCGTATTTAGCCCGCGGCTTCCAGAAAGCTTCATTATAGCATACGCCACGAATGACGCAGACAGTGGCGATCGCTTGCTGTGGCGGTGCACCATAGCTTCAAGTCAATCGATGTCCTGCCTGGGAAGGGTTCCACTATCATTCTCCATGATCCGAACACGATCCAACATGTCAATTCCTTTTCCGAAAAGTGCCTGACAATTCCACTACTCGCCCGCCAAGCCTTCTCTGTCATCCTCCTCCGGCGGTGGATTTCTATTCGTCCAAGGCTCAAAGAACTTGGAAGTCCTGGATAAGCCTCCAATGGTCTCCCATATCAAGAGGAAAGCAAACAGAGCCATGATAACGAACATGAAGCTCTCTGCATTGAGATGGTTATGTGACTCAgggatgacgacgaggatgatcGCAATTATCAACCTCATACTGATTCGTGTCGTCTGTCCCATGAATAGAGTGCACTCACCTTCGACCCGGTATAACA of Fusarium oxysporum Fo47 chromosome I, complete sequence contains these proteins:
- a CDS encoding uncharacterized protein (of unknown function-domain containing protein), translated to MRFTFETSAILALLPRALADSLTLYLPSNPNPFSIPANTHATLSSAGVHFSAPLSSANTFVFHNVTPGSYLADVHCPTDAFHPLRIDVQLAEDGEEGIVRAWETYRGNDWGNKGEVVQVKEGSKGRGFELRAIGGKNYFMERPQFSVFAILKNPMILMALVSLVLMVGMPKLMDSMDPEMRAEFEAQRKNSPLSAAMTGQSSGDNPLTNFDMAAYLAGSKPKESTPANNGGNGNTKNQGVRR